TTACCCCGGTTCACATCTTACCACATAGCTGAAccgcatatttttttcagtgctcAGTCTTATACGGCTCAATAGTAACTCCTCTTCGGATCGTTCCCCATCCAATCAGTCGCCAATGCTTTTCTATCCGCCGAGATAACGCAATCTTCTCACCaatctggaaaaagaaactactaGAATCGTAGAGAGGAATGGAACAACCGTGATCGCTAAAAGCGTTGATAACTAGTAACAATGTCAGTGGATTAGCAGGTAAGTGGATAAATATATAGTAGCATTTAAGTTAGTGGTAACAATTAGATTTGAAATAAAGATCGTTGTCATAGAAAGGGTGGGTCATAAGAACATAAGAATTGAGACGATTTCCTCACTATTCCCCTAGTCCCCACAGGGGAACATGGTTAAATCAGAGGATCCCAAGAAAGTAGTTTCATATGAAcagcttcttttcttccttttttcttcttgtcatGCTACGAGAGCTCTTTTTCATTACGCCTCTACCGCCCGCCTATTTCGTTAAGAACTTCTTTCGCAGCGCATTCAAGATCAGATTTCCAGCATGAGAAATCTTCCAGGCCATCGTAAGGAATGAGCCCAAACTTAGTTCCCGCAAATAGCTTTAGGGATAGACGAATGCAGACACTTTCAGGACGATTTCAACAGGGAATATCCCGTCCAAGACCAAAGACGAGGACATCAAGGCGACAAACTGAGAAGCTGTGCTATGGAGGTTGTGGAACCCCCGATCACCTAAGCAAGAAGATGACGAACACAAACTCAGGCGATTTGTACCCACACACTCTCTTGTATTTGTACTCTTTCGATCTGGAATGTTTCGGAGAGATATCCTAATGCTCGACCGAATTTTCACTCCCCGTCGAGTATGACCTAATCAATATTGGGACTATAGCGACATGCATCGACTTCTGAGTTTGCGTTTTTGAGCCTCTTCGACGTTACAATCAATGTAGGTCGCTTTGAGCAGCTGTTGTATTAGCTGTTGCCTTGCTCAATGTCgttaatgaaaaacaaatgcCACAAAATTCCCATTGCAGTGTGTCTAAAGGCTGCACTTGAACTCGTCTCGTCTCTTCTTATTAGTTTCTACACAAAGAGACTGTAAAGGCGACGTAACACCTtagcagggaaaaaaaaactaaattttcaaCGGGTGTTGTTGTTCGCATTTGAAGAGAATGAATCATATCGACTGCCAAATGGGTTACCCAAGGTAATGATTATAATGTGTAGAAATAACTGGAAAGGGGGAAGAGTGCTGCGACGTATTGACTGGCATTTTCAACAGTGAGGTTATAGAAGCGAGATTGGAGAagctccattttttcttctttttttctcaattttacgAGCAAAAATGCCCACAGTATGCTACATAATTCTTACAAGAAACAAAACCGCTTTATGTTCTAAAACGATGGGAAAGCCTCAAGTTGAAATGAGTCGATTTAGCTAGTGGAAATTAATTTCGAACAACAATGTTATGAATACCAACGAGCCAGTATTTACTGCTTAGAAACTAGTAATTATTAGTAAGTAATGAAAAACTACCTCAGTACAGATAGGGTCAGTGAGCGCTATCTTTGCTGCCTCGCCCTTGACAGCGACAACCCTACAACCAGTAGAAAGAGATCCAATGTTGACCATGAGCACTTCTCcttttgctaatttttgaaCCTTGAATAGTGAAATAATTTAGGAAGTCCCTAAAAGTGCCACATGTCTCAAAAACAGTCCGTCTATCATATGAATTCATACTTTGGCGGCCTTCTTGTTTGCCTCAGTGCGGACTCCTAGAAGTCGCCGCAGCAAGAAAAAGTTGATCTCAATCTCAGTGAAAATATCTGGCAGAGTTCCAACGGCTCCTAAGATGTGACCTACCAATCGGTCACCACGGCACAACGTGGGGTCGATTTTCGTACCTACTCCAATCAatcctaaacaaaaaaaaaatcccgattACAGTGCTATGACAAGCTGTGATGGCTATAGACCACAAAATACCTCCTGGTACAGCATACTCCAGTTGATTTTGCTCCGCAAATAGGGAAactattttcgaaaaaattgggCGGCACTGGACTTTCCCATCACCTGACTTCGACACAATTCCAGGACGAACTTCGATTTCCTGCCCTACTCGCAGAATAcctaaacaacaaaataatagtcagaatcatttcaaaaactgTAACAGTGACTAgtattcctcaaaaattctggTTTTTCGCAAATCATCTCCAGAAGTTCTCCTCGAAAAATGCAATAACTAGGCCTCAAAAAAGAACCACATACCTCTGAGTATAGAACCACCAGCCACACCGcccttcaaattttcaacttctGAACCTGGCTTGTTAACATCGAATGATCGAATAACGATAAGGCGAGCTGGCGACGTAAAATCGCGTGAGGGAACTGGCACTTTCTTGCATAGGTATTCGCAGACTAGCTGGAAAAGTCATGAACTTATTACATAAAAATTAAGCAGAAATCAGGAATCAAAATCTAAGGCTGATTAATGACACTGACAAAATACACAGTGAGCTACACATAAAATTTCTGGGGCCCTTTTGGAAACTCACATCAACATTGTACTTGAGCTGGGCAGAAATAGGGATAACTGGAGCCTTATCAGCAACTGTTCCTTGCACAAAAGATTTAATTTGATCGTACTGCTCTCGTGCTTGAGACTCCTTTATAATATCCACCTGAACAGAGAACCTCGGTGAAAACTGtggaacaacaaaataatcgAACTACAAAAATGGAAAGCACCTTGTTTTGAAGGATTAATAGATGCTGAAGTTGCATAATTTCCACAGCAGCTAAATGCTCAGACGTTTGTGGTTGCGGACAAGGTTCATTACCTGAATTAGGTTAACCATTTTCATGTAAgaacacataaaaaaaaacaacaagaacttGCCTGCAACTAAAAGAAACGCTGCGTCCATAACTGCCGCGCCGTTAAGCATGGTAGCCATAAGAATATCGTGACCAGGGCAGTCAACGAAAGAAACATGTCGAACACAGGTGAATTGTCCTCCGCATCCTGGTCGTTCACATGGAAAACGATCCGGAGTCGACGAACCAGCGGATCTATGCAAGTGATACAGGTGAtgcaatagaaataaatttactACTACATCTTTGAAGAATAAGATATGTTAATGTATATAATACGAATTATAAAGTATTTGGCTTTGATCGATCTTTTTGGGATTCATCAGCGCTTTCGGCTACAATTGGGAAAAGTTGAGATTAAATGGACGCGTGTGCATGTCAATAttccaaaaattgaataataacAGCGATAGTGAGATCTATCGCTTTCAATTAGTTTTGCCGTTTATACTGCTTCGACGGTGCCTCTAAAGTCCTAAGGATAAAACAAGTGGAAAAGGACTTTGTAGAATTTGTAGAAATAGACTTTGTAGAAATAGGCAATTCTATTCATGCACTGATATACGCAAAAAATTGAGACTATAAAAACCACAAAGAAAGGACAGGTGGCATCAACCTTCTACAACGCGCTTTATATCAAATATACGCATTACatcatatatatgtatgcgCATATACATGTAagatgtatatacatataagaTGTAAAGTTATTACATAATTGAGGGATTTGCTTGTCTTTCTGTATCCGTCTCGCCACCAAAATAGAGATAGAACGTCGAATTCGACCTAGTGGACAAGATTTAGACTCGCATATGTTCAGAGTATCGCAATACGTTAAACAATTAAACCGCAGGTCGGCGTGGCAATGCCTTTTGTGAAACACTAAATTGGGAAACTAGAGAAATAGCTGTGAGTAATGCTTTTCCAAAGACAACTTGACGATTTTCCAACGCAGGCACACAGTTGCGGAAGGGCTAATCTAGGGCCCATGCATCCTGTAGCAAGTACATTCATATAGCATATAATGGAGACTTATGTCAGAGCGCTACTGGGACTTCTCGAAGCTTTCTTAAAACTATTATGTGGATTCGCTTTGTAATTTGATTTTGGGAAAATGCATTGGTTTTTCACGATGGTATTATGTTAgcttccattaaaaaaaaaactccataacaaaaaaacaataagcAAATTCAATAGCACTTCCTAACCTTCGAAAAGAACAAAGACTAATACATGGCAAACGTAAAGCATGGCTCACCTATAACAGCCAGGGCGTTGGCAGTCTATATTTGAACAACGGTAAATCTTAGCATTAGCATATCCTAGCTTGATCGTGATATTCCTCTCTAACTCGTTTTTGAACTTTACAGTGTGGACACCGGAAATTGCTTTCACAAGAGTTGATTTTCCATGTGCTACATGACCGATTGTACCGATATTGATTGTAGCTTGTCGTGAAATTAcctgaattttcaaaatcaggATAAAGTGCTGAAGAAATGCAAAGCTGttagtgaaaagaaaacaaaaaacctcTTCAGTTAAAGGAGTGAGATTCTCAGCGCCTATCTTATCAAGGTCTTGTTTGGCTAACCAACTTTGCGTTTGATCCTGCTcggtttctgaagaaattgcAAAATAGATCAAATAATTAGAAGTAGTTCACATTATACGCACCCTCTACCATTGTTGTAATGTAATGAAGGGGTCCAAGTGTGGCGATTAATTCAACAATAAAATTGcctgaaaataaaatccatAACATACTCTACATCGGAACAGTAAAAACAATGGATCTTGGTCACTATTTCTCACAATACACTACAAatttccacaagaaaaaaagctgtagAGATGCTAAATCGAGTGCTAAATCAAGACTATTTCAGTTTGTAGGACTTATTACATGGGGACTCCTTCATTAAATGTTAAAGGATAGAGCGATGATGCAAAGGAGAGAGATTGGAGCGCGAAATCTCTGCGAATGCCTCGGCGGGCCTGGTGAACCCTGGGTTTGTTGAGTTCAACTGAACCGAGGGGTGTTCATTCTGTAGCTAATTTTCAACTTAAGGTGGACCAACGGGTAAAATGAGGGGGAGGGGGCACTCAATGCcgcctttatttctcgaagtatataACTGAAATCAAttgg
The Necator americanus strain Aroian chromosome I, whole genome shotgun sequence genome window above contains:
- a CDS encoding hypothetical protein (NECATOR_CHRI.G975.T1) — protein: MVEETEQDQTQSWLAKQDLDKIGAENLTPLTEEVISRQATINIGTIGHVAHGKSTLVKAISGVHTVKFKNELERNITIKLGYANAKIYRCSNIDCQRPGCYRSAGSSTPDRFPCERPGCGGQFTCVRHVSFVDCPGHDILMATMLNGAAVMDAAFLLVAGNEPCPQPQTSEHLAAVEIMQLQHLLILQNKVDIIKESQAREQYDQIKSFVQGTVADKAPVIPISAQLKYNVDLVCEYLCKKVPVPSRDFTSPARLIVIRSFDVNKPGSEVENLKGGVAGGSILRGILRVGQEIEVRPGIVSKSGDGKVQCRPIFSKIVSLFAEQNQLEYAVPGGLIGVGTKIDPTLCRGDRLVGHILGAVGTLPDIFTEIEINFFLLRRLLGVRTEANKKAAKVQKLAKGEVLMVNIGSLSTGCRVVAVKGEAAKIALTDPICTEIGEKIALSRRIEKHWRLIGWGTIRRGVTIEPYKTEH
- a CDS encoding hypothetical protein (NECATOR_CHRI.G975.T2): MVEETEQDQTQSWLAKQDLDKIGAENLTPLTEEVISRQATINIGTIGHVAHGKSTLVKAISGVHTVKFKNELERNITIKLGYANAKIYRCSNIDCQRPGCYRSAGSSTPDRFPCERPGCGGQFTCVRHVSFVDCPGHDILMATMLNGAAVMDAAFLLVAGNEPCPQPQTSEHLAAVEIMQLQHLLILQNKVDIIKESQAREQYDQIKSFVQGTVADKAPVIPISAQLKYNVDLVCEYLCKKVPVPSRDFTSPARLIVIRSFDVNKPGSEVENLKGGVAGGSILRGILRVGQEIEVRPGIVSKSGDGKVQCRPIFSKIVSLFAEQNQLEYAVPGGLIGVGTKIDPTLCRGDRLVGHILGAVGTLPDIFTEIEINFFLLRRLLGVRTEANKKAAKVQKLAKGEVLMVNIGSLSTGCRVVAVKGEAAKIALTDPICTEIGEKIALSRRIEKHWRLIGWGTIRRGVTIEPYVSVLFHNPKLERIGFCFSVKIPSINLIICRYFYFITSFWEFSGKPLLAKKRCRVEVPAVCCARTMFSWIVTAESIEKWRKVCAAADYRMLAWLALTHVP